A single region of the Nicotiana sylvestris chromosome 6, ASM39365v2, whole genome shotgun sequence genome encodes:
- the LOC104230858 gene encoding receptor-like protein Cf-9 homolog → MLTGHVIGLDLSCSKLNGTIHQNSSLFQLHHLQTLNLAFNFFNWSVIPSDIGRLTDLRQLNLSDSSFTSKIPAEISYLSNLVSLDLSFSWCEIDQKTFETLLKNLTNLEVVSLSGVNISSPIPMNMSSSLRFVRLDVSEPSCVLACTVSRSSLYQRIRERRYDDPICLSLRNMSSSLRYVDHEATNLLGVFTESFFLLPKASLYGFVSQLTEWQNTILGFYGLDVADKLKTNPAVKVLDLSHNQLSGPVLPSLENLLSWKSSKIAFPSLRVLLLSSCELKDFPYLLRNLKKLQILDLSNNKIHGPIPNWFSRMRWDSLQYLNVSLNSLTGHLEQLHQYDLRILDFKFNFLQGPIPSSICNLSILEFLDLSRNNFSESIPNCFGSMAELLVLDLQKNNFSGSLPPLCTQSTSLTTIILNSNQFEGHVPMSLLNCHRLEVLDVGNNAINDTFPAWLGTLQMLQVLIFKSNRFHGSLSPCQTKFCFPMLRIFDLSLNEFSGSLHAKLFDNFISMTKLDGSDKGEINYMELHNVGIYDIMYRDSVRLVIKGQDIELERITTIMTVIDLSSNHFEGLIPKTLKDLGSLWLLNLSHNNLRGDIPKELVQLNMLEALDLSWNRLTGNIPRELTRQNFLAVLNLSQNRLVGPIPQGLQFNTFCKWIYVGNLEFCGPPLSKQCGTTDPSRVPQPFESEEEEEDESYFASGFTWESVVIGYSCGLVVGTVVWSFMFKAGKPKWFVEFFEGIIPNKKRRPKKRAQRRRP, encoded by the exons ATGTTAACAGGGCACGTTATCGGCCTGGATCTTAGCTGTAGTAAGCTAAATGGAACTATACATCAGAACAGCAGCCTTTTTCAACTTCATCATCTTCAGACACTAAACCTTGCTTTCAATTTCTTCAATTGGTCTGTAATTCCAAGTGACATTGGCCGCTTGACAGATTTGAGGCAGCTCAACCTTTCTGACTCTTCGTTTACTAGTAAAATCCCAGCAGAAATCTCATACCTATCGAATTTGGTTTCACTTGATCTTTCTTTTTCTTGGTgtgaaattgatcagaaaacatTTGAAACACTGCTTAAGAACTTGACAAATCTGGAGGTAGTTTCTCTCTCTGGTGTCAACATCTCATCTCCGATACCTATGAACATGTCGTCCTCCTTaaggtttgtgaggttagatgtttcggagcccagttgtgttctagcttgcacagtctctcggtcttccttgtatcAGCGCATCAGAGAGCGTCGGTATGATGACCCcatctgcttgtccttaaggaatATGTCGTCCTCCTTAAGGTACGTGGATCATGAAGCAACCAATTTACTAGGTGTTTTTACCGAAAGCTTTTTTCTTCTACCAAAAGCTAGCTTATATGGATTTGTCTCACAACTCACTGAATGGCAAAATACCATCTTGGGTTTTTA TGGACTAGATGTTGCTGATAAGCTGAAGACGAACCCAGCAGTAAAGGTATTGGATTTAAGTCATAATCAACTCAGCGGTCCTGTTCTTCCATCACTTGAAAATCTC CTATCATGGAAGAGTAGCAAAATCGCTTTCCCAAGTCTAAGAGTTTTGCTCTTATCATCTTGTGAACTGAAGGATTTCCCATACTTGTTGAGAAATTTAAAGAAACTTCAGATCTTGGATCTTTCTAACAATAAGATTCATGGCCCAATCCCTAACTGGTTTAGCCGCATGAGATGGGACTCGTTGCAATACCTCAACGTTTCACTTAATTCACTTACAGGCCACCTAGAACAACTTCATCAATATGATCTAAGGATTCTTGATTTTAAGTTCAACTTCCTGCAGGGTCCAATACCTTCATCCATTTGTAACCTTAGTATCCTTGAATTTTTGGATTTATCACGCAACAACTTCAGCGAATCAATTCCAAATTGCTTTGGCAGCATGGCTGAGCTATTGGTGTTGGATTTGCAAAAGAATAATTTCAGTGGGAGTCTTCCACCATTGTGTACTCAGAGCACTTCATTGACGACCATTATCTTGAACAGTAATCAATTTGAAGGACATGTCCCTATGTCGTTGCTCAATTGTCATCGTTTAGAGGTCCTTGATGTGGGGAATAACGCTATAAATGACACATTTCCAGCTTGGTTAGGAACTCTTCAAATGTTGCAAGTCCTTATATTTAAGTCGAACAGGTTCCATGGATCTTTAAGTCCTTGCCAAACTAAGTTTTGCTTTCCCATGTTGAGGATTTTCGATCTTTCTCTAAACGAATTCAGTGGCTCACTGCATGCAAAACTATTTGACAACTTCATATCAATGACCAAATTAGATGGATCAGACAAAGGCGAGATCAACTATATGGAACTACATAATGTTGGCATATATGACATAATGTATAGGGATTCAGTGAGGTTGGTGATAAAAGGCCAGGATATTGAGCTAGAAAGAATCACTACAATTATGACGGTCATTGATCTATCAAGCAACCATTTTGAAGGTCTAATTCCGAAAACACTAAAGGATCTTGGCTCACTTTGGCTACTCAATTTATCCCATAACAATCTCAGAGGTGATATTCCAAAGGAACTGGTGCAATTGAATATGCTTGAAGCGTTAGAtctctcttggaatcgactcaCAGGAAATATCCCAAGGGAATTGACAAGACAAAACTTTCTGGCAGTCTTAAACCTCTCCCAGAATCGTCTTGTTGGACCGATTCCTCAAGGTCTACAATTCAACACATTTTGCAAGTGGATTTACGTTGGCAACCTTGAGTTCTGCGGTCCTCCTTTATCAAAGCAATGTGGAACGACTGATCCATCGCGTGTTCCTCAACCATTTGagtccgaagaagaagaagaggacgAGTCATATTTTGCAAGTGGATTTACGTGGGAATCAGTTGTCATAGGCTACAGTTGTGGACTTGTTGTTGGAACTGTCGTGTGGAGCTTCATGTTTAAAGCTGGTAAGCCTAAATGGTTTGTGGAATTTTTTGAAGGCATTATTCCCAACAAGAAGAGAAGACCAAAGAAGAGAGCTCAGAGAAGAAGGCCTTAA
- the LOC104237757 gene encoding receptor-like protein Cf-9 homolog — MGRIFFFYSLVCFVLLSKSCSSSSLVHHLCSPSEAFALLQFKQPFEIYNESSWLCDGVQTSFPKTMSWNESTDCCNWDGVTCDMLTGHVIGLDLSCSKLNGTIHQNSSLFQLHHLQTLNLAFNFFNWSVIPSDIGRLTDLRQLNLSGSSFNSKIPAEISYLSNLVSLDLSFSWCEIDQTTFETLLQNLTNLEVVSLSTVNISSPIPRNMSSSLRYVDLEATNLLGVFTESFFLLPNLENLKLGNNHLRGVLPKIQPSNTLLELDIANTGVYGKLPESIGTFNSLNYLNLQRCNFSGSIPDSLGNLTKIRELNFGGNHFTGHIPSTISKLIQLTSLDLSSNSLSGDIPNAFSNFQKLVKLDLSKNIFTGPFPSSILSLGSLQSLVLSSNSLSGPLPSNASMLQKLAYMDLSHNSLNGKIPSWVFNIPSCEYLKLDHNRFSGLDVADKLKTNPAVKLLDLSHNQLSGPVLPSLENLVNLFNLDLSSNNINDNVGIEIFMTMQRLDYLDLSNNPLSWKSSKIAFPSLRVLLLSSCELKDFPYLLRNLKKLQILDLSNNKIHGPIPNWFSRMRWDSLQYLNVSLNSLTGHLEQLHQYDLRILDFKFNFLQGPIPSSICNLSSLEFLDLSRNNFSESIPNCFGSMAELLVLDLRKNNFSGSLPPLCTQSTSLTTIILNSNQFEGHVPMSLLNCHRLEVLDVGNNAINDTFPAWLGTLQMLQVLIFKSNRFHGSLSPCQTKFCFPMLRIFDLSLNEFSGSLHAKLFDNFISMTKLDGSDKGEINYMELHNVGIYDIMYRDSVRLVIKGQDIELERITTIMTVIDLSSNHFEGLIPKTLKDLGSLWLLNLSHNNLRGDIPKELVQLNMLEALDLSWNRLTGTIPRELTRLNFLAVLNLSQNRLVGPIPQGLQFNTFSNDSYIGNLDLCGPPLSKQCGTSDPSRVPQPFESEEEEEDESYFASGFTWESVVIGYSCGLVVGTVVWSFMFKAGKPKWFVEFFEGIIPNKKRRPKKRAQRRRP, encoded by the coding sequence atgggacgtatctttttcttttattcacttgtctgttttgtgttgctaagtaaaagttgttcttcttcttcccttGTGCATCATCTTTGCTCTCCTAGTGAAGCTTTTGCTTTGCTCCAGTTCAAGCAACCCTTTGAAATATACAACGAGTCTAGTTGGTTATGTGATGGAGTCCAAACTTCTTTCCCGAAAACAATGTCCTGGAATGAGAGTACAGATTGCTGCAATTGGGATGGAGTTACTTGTGACATGTTAACGGGGCACGTTATCGGCCTGGATCTTAGCTGTAGTAAGCTAAATGGAACTATACATCAGAACAGCAGCCTTTTTCAACTTCATCATCTTCAGACACTAAACCTTGCTTTCAATTTCTTCAATTGGTCTGTAATTCCAAGTGACATTGGCCGTTTGACAGATTTGAGGCAGCTCAACCTTTCTGGCTCTTCGTTTAATAGTAAAATCCCAGCAGAAATCTCATACCTATCGAATTTGGTTTCACTTGATCTTTCTTTTTCTTGGTGTGAAATTGATCAGACAACATTTGAAACACTGCTTCAGAACTTGACAAATCTGGAGGTAGTTTCTCTCTCTACTGTCAACATCTCATCTCCGATACCTAGGAACATGTCGTCCTCCTTAAGGTACGTGGATCTTGAAGCAACCAATTTGCTAGGTGTTTTTACAGAAAGTTTTTTTCTTCTACCAAATTTGGAAAACCTCAAATTAGGTAACAATCATCTTAGAGGAGTTTTACCAAAGATCCAGCCGAGCAACACTCTGTTAGAATTGGATATTGCAAACACAGGCGTCTACGGTAAGCTGCCTGAATCAATTGGCACCTTCAATTCCTTGAATTATTTAAACCTCCAACGATGTAACTTCTCTGGTTCCATTCCCGATTCCCTTGGCAACCTAACCAAAATTAGGGAGTTGAATTTTGGTGGAAATCATTTCACAGGCCATATTCCTTCAACTATCTCTAAATTGATACAGCTCACAAGTTTAGATCTTTCATCTAACTCCCTTAGTGGTGACATTCCCAATGCTTTCTCTAACTTTCAAAAGCTTGTTAAATTGGATCTTTCTAAAAACATCTTCACCGGTCCATTTCCCTCTTCTATTTTAAGCTTGGGGAGTCTTCAAAGCTTAGTCTTGTCGAGTAATTCCCTATCCGGTCCATTGCCTAGCAATGCAAGCATGCTTCAAAAGCTAGCTTATATGGATTTGTCTCACAACTCACTGAATGGCAAAATACCATCTTGGGTTTTTAACATCCCGTCCTGTGAATATTTGAAGCTCGATCATAATCGATTCAGTGGACTAGATGTTGCTGATAAGCTGAAGACGAACCCAGCAGTAAAGTTATTGGATTTAAGTCATAATCAACTCAGCGGTCCTGTTCTTCCATCACTTGAAAATCTCGTAAACCTATTCAATCTTGACCTCTCATCAAATAACATCAATGACAATGTAGGAATAGAAATCtttatgaccatgcaaagacttGATTATTTAGATCTTTCCAATAATCCGCTATCATGGAAGAGTAGCAAAATCGCTTTCCCAAGTCTAAGAGTTTTGCTCTTATCATCTTGTGAACTGAAGGATTTCCCATACTTGTTGAGAAATTTAAAGAAACTTCAGATCTTGGATCTTTCTAACAATAAGATTCATGGCCCAATCCCTAACTGGTTTAGCCGCATGAGATGGGACTCGTTGCAATACCTCAACGTTTCACTTAATTCACTTACAGGCCACCTAGAACAACTTCATCAATATGATCTAAGGATTCTTGATTTTAAGTTCAACTTCCTGCAGGGTCCGATACCTTCATCCATTTGTAACCTTAGTAGCCTTGAATTTTTGGATTTATCACGCAACAACTTCAGCGAATCAATTCCAAATTGCTTTGGCAGCATGGCTGAGCTATTGGTGTTGGATTTGCGAAAGAATAATTTCAGTGGGAGTCTTCCACCATTGTGTACTCAGAGCACTTCATTGACGACCATTATCTTGAACAGTAATCAATTTGAAGGACATGTCCCTATGTCGTTGCTCAATTGTCATCGTTTAGAGGTCCTTGATGTGGGGAATAACGCTATAAATGACACATTTCCAGCTTGGTTAGGAACTCTTCAAATGTTGCAAGTCCTTATATTTAAGTCGAACAGGTTCCATGGATCTTTAAGTCCTTGCCAAACTAAGTTTTGCTTTCCCATGTTGAGGATTTTCGATCTTTCTCTAAACGAATTCAGTGGCTCACTGCATGCAAAACTATTTGACAACTTCATATCAATGACCAAATTAGATGGATCAGACAAAGGCGAGATCAACTATATGGAACTACATAATGTTGGCATATATGACATAATGTATAGGGATTCAGTGAGGTTGGTGATAAAAGGCCAGGATATTGAGCTAGAAAGAATCACTACAATTATGACGGTCATTGATCTATCAAGCAACCATTTTGAAGGTCTAATTCCGAAAACACTAAAGGATCTTGGCTCACTTTGGCTACTCAATTTATCCCATAACAATCTCAGAGGTGATATTCCAAAGGAACTTGTGCAATTGAATATGCTTGAAGCGTTAGAtctctcttggaatcgactcaCAGGAACTATCCCAAGGGAATTGACAAGACTAAACTTTCTGGCAGTCTTAAACCTCTCTCAGAATCGTCTTGTTGGACCGATTCCTCAAGGTCTACAATTCAACACATTTTCAAATGACTCGTACATTGGCAACCTAGATTTATGCGGTCCTCCTTTATCAAAGCAATGTGGAACGAGTGATCCATCGCGTGTTCCTCAACCATTTGagtccgaagaagaagaagaggacgAGTCATATTTTGCAAGTGGATTTACGTGGGAATCAGTAGTCATAGGCTACAGTTGTGGACTTGTTGTTGGAACTGTCGTGTGGAGCTTCATGTTTAAAGCTGGTAAGCCTAAATGGTTTGTGGAATTTTTTGAAGGCATTATTCCCAACAAGAAAAGAAGGCCAAAGAAGAGAGCTCAGAGAAGAAGGCCTTAA